Part of the Natrarchaeobius halalkaliphilus genome is shown below.
CCTCAACCATATCGCCTGCGAGCAACAGATACTCGACGTGCTGGGCCTGTTCCGTGTGGAGCCACCGGGCGAAGTCGTTCCAGGCGTCGGCCATGAACTCCTCGCTGCCGACGTGAACGTCGCTGATCAGCGCCGCCTGAACGTGTCGGTCCGCAGTCGACGGATCGTGCGTTCGAGGCACGTCCGGAAAGTGCATCGAGTCGACGAAGGCGATTCCCGCGTCGTCCGAAAGCGTTCCCTCCATCGCCAACACTTCGTCACGGAGTAACTCCCCGACCAGATCGGCATACTCGCGATCTTTCATCACCAGCCAGGGGAAGGTTCCCGTGGCGTCTTCGAGTTCGATCAGCCAGTGACCGCTGGCAGTCGACCGGATATCGTTGACCAGCCCGACCATCCCGACCTCGCTTCCGCCGGACATGCTCTCGATCGCCGTCGCCGGACGGTGATTGATCCGGCTTCGAAGCGAAGAGCCGAGTCGCTCGAGTCGATCCCGAAAGACGGAGACGAAATCCTCGTACTCGCCGGTCCCCGTACTCGAGCCGGTCATATCCCCGTCAATCTCGATCGATCGTCGCTCGAGATCGGTGGATCGAGTTTGCTCCTGACTACATTCCTTCGTTTCAACTGGAGACGGAACATCAGACAGGTCCGTTACGTGTGAGGGTTTTCCAGTCGAAGTGGAGGGGTGTTCGTTCCCCTCGGAAGCAGCCGGTCCGCCGGACGATGAGCTCGCTTCGAGTGCGGCGTCGACGTGATCCGTTCGAACGACCAGGGCATCGTCGGGCAGTTCGGTGAGGATCGACTCGAGCAATGCGTCCGGATCGTCGGCGGACGAAATGCGCGTGACCGCCTCACGCTCGGCGTTATAGCCGCGACTCGTGAGCTCACTGACGATCCGAGCCGGCCCCTCGAGTGGCACACTCCTGGCATTCGTGACTGTGCAGAAAAGGATAGCGAAAGCTCGGTTGGACGGTGAGTTTTCCTCGGTGCCAGCGAGCAGAAAGTTGATTGCTCACCCCATCAAAACCCAGAGCGATGAGCGGTCCCCACTCTGACGACTCTCGCTCCAGCGGTTCGGATTCCGACGAGTCCGATCCAGACGACACCGTCGCCGGAGAGTCCGGATCCGAAAGACCCGGAAGTTCGAGAACTGACGACGAACGAACGGGTTCAGGGACCGTCGACACCGACTCGGCCAGAGCCGCGACGGACGAAAGCGACGAACCCGACGTCACCATCGAGGACGACGGGCTCCTTCGATGGTTCGTTCGGACGGACGACGGAACGGTCGTTCTCGTCCGAGACGTACTGAGCAGCGTTGCACTGGTCGCGGTCATCGGCCTGTTGCTCTTTGGAATCAGCGGGATCTGGCCGCCGCTTGTCGCCGTCGAAAGCGGAAGTATGGAGCCGAACATGCAGCGCGGCGACCTGATTTTCGTCGTCGCGGACGATCGGTTCGTCGGTGACGGGGCGACCGAAGGAACCGGCGTCGTCACGCTCGAGAACGGCCAGAACGCCGGTCACGAGAAGTTCGGCCAGTCTGGAGACGTGATTATCTTCAAACCGGACGGGAGCGACTATCACACGCCGATAATACATCGCGCGCATTTCTGGGTCGAGGACGGTGAGAACTGGGTGGAGACGAAAGCCGACGAGGACATCATCGGCGGTTCGACCTGTGAGGAGGTTCCGACCTGTCCCGCCGAACGCGACGGCTTCGTCACGAAAGGCGACGACAACAGCGGCTACGACCAGTACGGTGGAGCCAGAACTGACGTCGTCCAGCCCGACTGGATCACCGGGAAAGCGATGGTTCGAGTTCCGTGGCTCGGCCACGTCCGCCTGGTGTTCGACTCGCTCCTCGGCGGACTGGTCGCTCCGATTCCAACGGCTCCGGGAATCGGTTCACCCACAGGTGCGATCGGTACCGGTCTCGAGGCCGGGGGCGTCGGGCTCGCTGGGGCGACAGGGAACGTCGGTACGGCCGGAACGATCGGATTCATCGGCGGAAGCATCGGCGTCGGCGGAATCGGGGTCGCTGCCGGGCGTCGATTGTAACCTCGTCGGACTCAGCTATCCGTCGTGATCTCGAGCGAGAGATCGTCGCCGTCTTCGAGGACGTAGTCGGTCGGCTCCACGTCGGTGTCGTCGACGGCGAACGTCAGTTCCGTTCCCGACTCGTCCCCACGATACGTCGTTTCCTCGTAGCTGACGACGTGGACGTCTCCGTCTCTGCGGTAGGCAAAGTGGGGAAGGACGTCGATTCCCGCGGCGAACGTTACGGGTTCGTCGCCCTCCATATACCAGAAATCGGTGTCCTCGTGGAGATGAAAGTCCATCGAGTAATCGTCGGCGTGCTCGGCCTGAAACCGGTCTTCCGAGAGATCGATCGCCGAGTCGTCGACGACGATCTCGATAGTACCGAAGCCGTGAAGCTCGGGTGGTTCGGCAGAATCATCGCGGTCGTCGAACAGACATCCGGAAAGCGCGACGACAGCGGCGGTCCCGACGACGACAGTTCGTCGTCTCATACGTGATCGGTTCGACTCCAACTATATCCGCCCGTCGATGATTCCTGTGAGCGGAAAAGGGACGGCGATCGCGGTCGAA
Proteins encoded:
- a CDS encoding DNA-directed DNA polymerase II small subunit — translated: MPLEGPARIVSELTSRGYNAEREAVTRISSADDPDALLESILTELPDDALVVRTDHVDAALEASSSSGGPAASEGNEHPSTSTGKPSHVTDLSDVPSPVETKECSQEQTRSTDLERRSIEIDGDMTGSSTGTGEYEDFVSVFRDRLERLGSSLRSRINHRPATAIESMSGGSEVGMVGLVNDIRSTASGHWLIELEDATGTFPWLVMKDREYADLVGELLRDEVLAMEGTLSDDAGIAFVDSMHFPDVPRTHDPSTADRHVQAALISDVHVGSEEFMADAWNDFARWLHTEQAQHVEYLLLAGDMVEGVGVYPNQDDELDIVDIYDQYEAFNEYLKAVPGDIEIVMIPGNHDAVRLAEPQPGFTDDLREIMSAHDPQIVSNPSTVTLEGVSVLMYHGVSLDEVIAELPEEKASYDEPHKAMYHLLKKRHVAPQFGGHTRLAPEERDYLIIDDVPDIFHTGHVHKLGFGKYHNVLAINSGCWQAQTDFQKSVNIDPDAGYAPIVDLDTLEVTVQKFA
- a CDS encoding S26 family signal peptidase; its protein translation is MSGPHSDDSRSSGSDSDESDPDDTVAGESGSERPGSSRTDDERTGSGTVDTDSARAATDESDEPDVTIEDDGLLRWFVRTDDGTVVLVRDVLSSVALVAVIGLLLFGISGIWPPLVAVESGSMEPNMQRGDLIFVVADDRFVGDGATEGTGVVTLENGQNAGHEKFGQSGDVIIFKPDGSDYHTPIIHRAHFWVEDGENWVETKADEDIIGGSTCEEVPTCPAERDGFVTKGDDNSGYDQYGGARTDVVQPDWITGKAMVRVPWLGHVRLVFDSLLGGLVAPIPTAPGIGSPTGAIGTGLEAGGVGLAGATGNVGTAGTIGFIGGSIGVGGIGVAAGRRL